The Mesorhizobium loti genome includes a region encoding these proteins:
- a CDS encoding aspartate aminotransferase family protein → MSKVQTAIQDTDARRESHLFYLSSLRRPLIDRAEGIYMWTQDGRRFIDGSSGPMVANIGHSNRNVLDAMKRQMDRATFAYRLHFENEPAEELARELAGKLPEGMDRIFFVSGGSEATESCIKLARQWAVATGQASRWKVITRFPSYHGGTLGSLSVTGDDALAETFEPMMRMMPTVPAPNAWRDRDNLSMEQRGIRYADMLEEKILAEGPDSVVAFIMEPIGGAATAALVAPDSYYPRIREICDRYGILLIHDEVMSGAGRTGKFLGGDHWNCKPDIVALSKGLGSGYAPLGALAAPMRLVQPLLDSGGFQHGHTYAGNPLACAAGLAVLGEMDRLDLIANAAAMGDVLMDGLKGLAKRFPFIADVRGKGLLTGAQMVADPETLRPIDQNKKATQRLLDLAYERGLIIYGRRVKGGVDGDNFMVAPPMIVTREQVGEIVSIIGDSLEVLASELDLPVEG, encoded by the coding sequence ATGTCGAAAGTCCAGACCGCCATACAAGACACCGACGCCCGGCGAGAGTCGCATCTGTTCTATCTGTCCAGCCTGCGCCGGCCGCTGATCGACCGCGCCGAAGGCATCTATATGTGGACGCAGGACGGCCGCCGCTTCATCGACGGCTCGAGCGGCCCGATGGTCGCCAATATCGGCCACTCCAACCGCAATGTGCTGGATGCCATGAAGCGGCAGATGGACCGCGCCACCTTCGCCTACCGGCTGCATTTCGAGAACGAGCCGGCGGAGGAGTTGGCGCGGGAACTCGCCGGCAAGCTGCCGGAAGGCATGGACCGCATCTTCTTCGTCTCGGGCGGCTCGGAGGCGACAGAATCCTGCATCAAGCTGGCGCGGCAATGGGCGGTCGCGACCGGCCAGGCCAGCCGCTGGAAGGTGATCACGCGCTTTCCCTCCTATCATGGCGGCACGCTGGGTTCGCTGTCAGTCACCGGCGACGATGCGCTGGCCGAAACGTTCGAGCCGATGATGCGGATGATGCCGACCGTGCCGGCGCCGAACGCCTGGCGCGACCGCGACAATCTCTCGATGGAACAGCGCGGCATCCGCTATGCCGACATGCTGGAAGAGAAGATTCTGGCGGAAGGTCCAGACAGCGTGGTTGCCTTCATCATGGAGCCGATCGGGGGTGCTGCGACCGCGGCCCTGGTGGCGCCGGACAGCTACTATCCGCGCATCCGCGAGATCTGCGACCGCTACGGCATCCTGCTCATCCATGACGAGGTGATGAGCGGGGCCGGCCGCACCGGCAAATTCCTCGGCGGTGACCACTGGAACTGCAAGCCGGACATCGTCGCGCTGTCGAAGGGACTGGGCTCGGGCTATGCGCCGCTTGGCGCGCTCGCCGCCCCGATGCGGCTGGTGCAGCCGCTGCTCGACTCGGGCGGTTTCCAGCACGGCCACACCTATGCCGGCAACCCGCTGGCCTGCGCCGCCGGCCTTGCGGTGCTCGGTGAAATGGACCGGCTCGACCTGATCGCCAATGCGGCTGCCATGGGCGATGTGCTGATGGACGGGCTGAAGGGGCTGGCGAAGCGGTTTCCGTTCATCGCCGACGTGCGCGGCAAGGGCCTGCTGACCGGCGCCCAGATGGTTGCCGATCCCGAGACGCTCCGGCCGATCGACCAGAACAAGAAAGCCACGCAGCGTCTGCTCGACCTCGCCTATGAGCGCGGGCTGATCATCTATGGCCGCAGGGTCAAGGGCGGCGTCGACGGCGACAATTTCATGGTCGCGCCGCCGATGATCGTCACCAGGGAGCAGGTCGGAGAGATCGTCTCCATCATCGGCGACTCGCTGGAGGTTCTGGCATCCGAACTCGACCTACCGGTCGAAGGGTAA
- a CDS encoding 3-keto-5-aminohexanoate cleavage protein yields the protein MASRKVIITCAVTGSVHTPSMSPYLPVTPDQIAADAIAAAEAGASILHLHARDPSDGRPTADPDVYMQFLPRIKQATDAVINITTGGSSLMTLDQRLAAPLRAEPEMCSLNMGSMNFALFPMLDKPREWQHEWEPKLLEATRDTIFKNTFADMEGVLERLGKGCGTRFEFECYDVGHLYSLAHFRDRGLVSGPLFIQFVLGILGGIGADPDNLIHMKRIADKLFGDSYQFSVLAAGRQQMPLISIAAAMGGNVRVGLEDSLYDGRQLAKSNADQVRRIRGILDGLSLEVATPTEARDMLALKGGDRVAF from the coding sequence ATGGCCTCGCGAAAAGTCATCATCACCTGCGCCGTCACCGGCTCGGTGCACACGCCGTCAATGTCGCCCTATCTGCCGGTGACGCCGGACCAGATCGCCGCCGACGCGATCGCGGCCGCAGAAGCCGGCGCCTCGATCCTGCATCTGCACGCCCGCGACCCCAGCGATGGCCGCCCGACCGCCGATCCGGACGTCTACATGCAGTTCCTGCCGCGCATCAAGCAGGCGACCGATGCGGTGATCAACATCACCACCGGCGGCTCGTCGCTGATGACGCTGGACCAGCGGCTGGCGGCACCGCTCAGGGCCGAACCCGAAATGTGCTCGCTCAACATGGGTTCGATGAATTTCGCGCTGTTCCCGATGCTCGACAAGCCACGGGAATGGCAGCACGAATGGGAGCCGAAGCTGCTCGAAGCGACGCGGGACACGATCTTCAAGAACACCTTCGCCGATATGGAAGGGGTACTGGAAAGACTGGGCAAGGGCTGCGGCACGCGCTTCGAATTCGAATGCTACGATGTTGGCCATCTCTATTCGCTGGCGCATTTCCGCGATCGCGGGCTGGTGTCGGGACCGCTGTTCATCCAGTTCGTGCTGGGCATTCTCGGCGGCATAGGCGCCGACCCGGACAATCTCATCCATATGAAGCGCATCGCCGACAAATTGTTCGGTGACAGCTATCAGTTCTCGGTGCTGGCCGCAGGCCGTCAGCAGATGCCACTGATCTCGATCGCCGCGGCGATGGGCGGCAATGTCCGGGTCGGGCTGGAAGACAGTCTCTATGACGGACGCCAGCTGGCGAAATCCAACGCCGATCAGGTGCGCCGTATTCGTGGCATTCTCGACGGGCTGTCGCTGGAGGTTGCAACGCCCACCGAAGCGCGCGACATGCTGGCGCTCAAAGGCGGCGACCGGGTGGCGTTTTGA
- a CDS encoding GNAT family N-acetyltransferase: MNPASNDVLLRPGRIDDVETIHTAILKLGTHIGAPEDIISTPDDLRTYGFGDKPAFSTLIAEVGGEFAGLCLHFPIFSTWMGRPGVYVQDLYVEDRFRGRKIGERLLRHVAAQCRKEGGVYLRLSVDTDNEGAKAFYERLGIAWSSYEQTQKIIGEAFFAFADAAENGDQE; the protein is encoded by the coding sequence ATCAATCCAGCATCCAATGACGTTCTCCTCCGACCCGGCCGGATCGACGACGTCGAAACCATCCACACGGCGATCCTGAAACTCGGCACCCATATCGGCGCGCCCGAGGACATCATCTCGACTCCAGACGATCTCAGAACTTACGGCTTTGGCGATAAACCCGCTTTCTCGACCTTGATCGCCGAAGTCGGCGGCGAATTTGCCGGCCTTTGCCTGCATTTCCCGATCTTTTCGACCTGGATGGGGCGGCCCGGCGTCTATGTGCAGGACCTCTATGTCGAGGACCGGTTCCGCGGCCGCAAGATCGGCGAGCGGCTGCTGCGGCACGTTGCGGCGCAGTGCCGGAAGGAAGGCGGTGTGTATCTGAGGCTGTCCGTCGACACCGACAATGAGGGCGCCAAGGCCTTTTATGAAAGGCTGGGCATCGCCTGGTCGAGCTACGAACAGACCCAAAAAATCATCGGCGAGGCCTTCTTTGCCTTCGCCGATGCGGCCGAAAATGGGGATCAGGAATGA
- a CDS encoding histone deacetylase family protein, translated as MKAFYAEEQKRHDPKAFLSSGAAQPNPEKPERVERLLAGALSAGCTIERPRNHGLGPVSAVHTPEYLDFLEHIYTRWQRIEGASAEVIPNIHPIARNGSYPASAVGQAGYHMADTACPISGETWQSALWSAWSAVDAAEAVMSGAPAAYALCRPPGHHAFADVAGGFCFINNSAVASQVLRKQAARVAILDVDLHHGNGTQGIFYARPDVLTVSLHADPVRFYPFFWGHADERGEGPGLGYNFNLPLPRKSADAAFLEALEVAFQRIRAFSPDALVVALGLDAFEGDPFGGLSVTTPGFSRIGEAIAKLGLPTVIVQEGGYLCDELGDNLTAFLTGFGGKTR; from the coding sequence ATGAAAGCCTTCTATGCCGAGGAACAGAAGCGCCACGACCCCAAGGCCTTTCTTTCGAGCGGTGCGGCGCAACCCAATCCGGAAAAGCCGGAGCGCGTCGAGAGGTTATTAGCCGGCGCATTATCTGCGGGTTGCACGATCGAGCGGCCGCGCAATCATGGACTCGGCCCAGTTTCGGCGGTGCATACGCCCGAATATCTGGATTTCCTCGAGCATATCTACACGCGCTGGCAGCGCATCGAAGGCGCGTCGGCTGAAGTGATTCCAAACATACACCCGATCGCGCGCAACGGCTCCTATCCGGCCTCGGCGGTCGGCCAGGCCGGTTACCACATGGCCGACACCGCTTGCCCGATCTCGGGCGAAACATGGCAGAGCGCGCTGTGGAGCGCGTGGAGCGCGGTCGATGCGGCCGAGGCGGTGATGTCAGGCGCGCCGGCCGCCTACGCGCTGTGCCGCCCGCCCGGCCACCATGCCTTTGCCGATGTCGCCGGCGGCTTCTGTTTCATCAACAACTCGGCCGTCGCGTCACAGGTTCTGCGCAAACAGGCCGCACGCGTGGCAATCCTCGATGTCGACCTGCATCACGGCAACGGCACGCAAGGCATCTTCTATGCACGGCCGGATGTGCTGACCGTCTCGCTGCATGCCGATCCGGTGCGCTTCTATCCGTTCTTCTGGGGCCATGCCGACGAGCGCGGCGAAGGGCCCGGCCTCGGTTACAATTTCAACCTCCCGCTGCCGCGCAAATCCGCCGACGCGGCGTTTCTCGAAGCGCTTGAGGTGGCGTTCCAGCGCATCCGCGCGTTTTCGCCGGACGCGCTGGTCGTAGCGCTCGGCCTCGACGCGTTCGAAGGCGATCCGTTCGGCGGGCTTTCGGTGACGACGCCTGGCTTCTCGCGCATCGGCGAGGCCATCGCAAAGCTCGGCCTGCCGACGGTCATCGTCCAGGAGGGCGGCTACCTCTGCGACGAACTCGGCGACAATCTCACTGCGTTCCTCACCGGCTTCGGCGGCAAGACGCGGTGA
- a CDS encoding cysteine desulfurase-like protein, translated as MNFPIEVVRERFPALSLTDKGRRRIYLDNPAGTQVPQQVADAVSRCLLTTNANLGGYFETTIAAQAVVDEAHRAMADFLGAASPQEIIIGANMTTLTYHMSRTLGRAMQPGDEIVLTRMDHEGNVSPWLQLAEDLGLVVRWLPFDEKTWQVEEATLAGLLSEKTRLVALNYASNLTGSINRVKALTAIARNAGALVYVDAVQFAPHGLIDVQDLGCDFLICSAYKFFGPHMGILWGRRDVIETLEPYKCRCSSNGLPERFELGTPQIELMAGLTAAVDYFADLGAAVGEGGSRRQKIGRAFEVAIAYENPLAQRLIDGLYDIEGLTIHGITDPKRLGDRVPTVSFTVDGIVPETITRQMNAENIFLWSGHNYAWEIVHQLGIPAEHGVVRIGIAHYNTTAEIDETLESVHRVIAMLRQQRS; from the coding sequence ATGAATTTTCCGATAGAGGTGGTCCGCGAACGATTTCCGGCACTGTCCCTGACCGACAAGGGCCGCCGCCGCATCTATCTCGACAATCCGGCCGGCACGCAGGTGCCGCAACAAGTCGCGGACGCCGTGTCGCGCTGCCTCTTGACCACCAACGCCAATCTCGGCGGCTATTTCGAAACGACGATCGCCGCGCAGGCCGTTGTCGACGAGGCGCACCGGGCAATGGCCGATTTCCTCGGTGCGGCTAGCCCTCAGGAAATCATCATCGGCGCCAACATGACGACGCTGACCTATCATATGTCGCGCACGCTCGGCCGCGCGATGCAGCCCGGCGACGAGATCGTCCTCACCCGCATGGACCATGAGGGCAACGTGTCGCCCTGGCTGCAATTGGCCGAGGACCTTGGCCTCGTCGTGCGTTGGCTGCCGTTCGACGAAAAGACCTGGCAGGTCGAAGAGGCAACGCTGGCTGGCCTGCTTTCCGAGAAGACACGGCTGGTCGCGTTGAACTATGCCAGCAATTTGACCGGCTCGATCAATCGCGTGAAGGCGCTGACCGCCATTGCCAGGAATGCCGGCGCCCTTGTCTATGTCGATGCCGTCCAGTTCGCGCCGCACGGCTTGATCGACGTGCAGGATCTCGGCTGCGATTTCCTGATCTGCTCGGCCTATAAATTCTTCGGTCCGCATATGGGCATATTGTGGGGCCGGCGCGACGTCATCGAGACGCTGGAGCCGTACAAGTGCCGCTGTTCATCCAACGGCCTGCCGGAGCGGTTCGAGCTCGGCACGCCGCAGATCGAGCTGATGGCCGGCCTCACGGCGGCGGTCGACTATTTTGCCGACCTGGGTGCGGCGGTGGGCGAGGGTGGCTCGCGCAGGCAGAAGATCGGCAGGGCGTTCGAAGTCGCCATCGCCTATGAAAACCCGTTGGCGCAAAGGCTGATCGACGGTCTGTATGATATCGAGGGCCTGACCATCCACGGCATCACCGATCCGAAGCGGCTTGGTGATCGCGTGCCGACGGTGTCCTTCACCGTCGACGGCATTGTTCCGGAGACGATCACGCGGCAGATGAACGCCGAAAATATCTTCCTGTGGTCCGGCCACAACTACGCCTGGGAGATCGTCCACCAGCTCGGCATTCCGGCCGAGCATGGCGTCGTGCGCATCGGCATTGCCCACTACAACACTACAGCCGAAATCGACGAGACTCTGGAGAGCGTGCACCGGGTCATCGCCATGCTCAGGCAGCAGCGCTCCTGA
- a CDS encoding aldo/keto reductase, which produces MHKRRLGRTDLLVTQICLGSMTWGQQNTEAEGHAQMDLAFSRGVNFIDTAELYPIPPKAETQGRTEKIIGSWMKANGNRDKVILASKVVGRTANRWFRGDRPSQLVRADIFDAIDKSLAKLGTDYLDLYQIHWPERDIPWGANPTRVGAVSPRADSVGAPTDETPIAETLAVFDELVKAGKIRHFGLSNESSWGVMRFLAEADKGIGPRVASIQNAYNLVNRTFEVNLAEVCEHEQVSLLPYSPLAQGYLTGKYDHGARPQGSRSQLFNRGQRYETPGAAEAQLEYNELARSFGLEPALFANAYVSSRPFVTSNIIGATTLSQLDMALSSVDVVWTEEMQKAVDAIHQRVGNPCP; this is translated from the coding sequence ATGCACAAGCGCCGTCTCGGTCGGACCGATCTTCTTGTTACCCAGATCTGCCTGGGCTCCATGACCTGGGGCCAGCAGAACACCGAGGCCGAGGGCCACGCCCAGATGGACCTGGCCTTTTCGCGCGGCGTCAATTTCATCGACACTGCCGAGCTCTACCCGATCCCGCCCAAGGCGGAGACGCAAGGGCGGACCGAAAAGATCATCGGCAGCTGGATGAAGGCCAACGGCAACCGCGACAAGGTGATCCTGGCCTCAAAAGTCGTCGGCCGCACGGCCAACCGATGGTTTCGCGGCGACAGGCCGTCGCAACTGGTGCGCGCCGATATCTTTGACGCCATCGACAAGTCGCTGGCCAAGCTCGGCACCGACTATCTCGACCTCTACCAGATCCATTGGCCGGAACGCGACATCCCGTGGGGCGCCAACCCGACGCGCGTCGGAGCCGTATCGCCGCGCGCCGATTCTGTCGGCGCGCCGACCGACGAAACGCCGATCGCCGAGACGCTTGCCGTGTTCGACGAACTGGTGAAGGCAGGAAAGATCCGCCATTTCGGCCTGTCGAACGAGAGTTCCTGGGGCGTGATGCGGTTCCTTGCGGAAGCCGACAAGGGGATCGGGCCCCGCGTCGCGTCGATCCAGAACGCCTACAATCTCGTCAACCGCACCTTCGAGGTGAATCTCGCCGAGGTCTGCGAGCACGAGCAGGTGTCGTTGCTGCCCTATTCGCCGCTGGCGCAGGGCTACCTCACCGGCAAATACGACCATGGCGCACGCCCGCAGGGGTCGCGCTCGCAGCTGTTCAATCGCGGCCAGCGCTACGAGACGCCAGGTGCCGCCGAAGCCCAGCTCGAATACAATGAGCTGGCGCGCTCGTTTGGCCTTGAACCGGCGCTGTTTGCCAATGCCTATGTCTCGAGCCGGCCGTTCGTGACCTCGAACATCATCGGCGCAACGACGCTTTCGCAGCTCGACATGGCGCTGTCTTCCGTGGACGTCGTCTGGACGGAGGAAATGCAGAAGGCGGTGGATGCGATCCACCAGCGGGTCGGCAACCCCTGTCCTTGA
- a CDS encoding DUF1993 family protein, translating into MTISMYEASVPVFSARLKALSNVLASAEQNALDRKIDPQVFLTSRLAPDMYALTRQVQIATDHAKGAPSRLAGRDVPRYEDNEASFADVQARITKTLDLLATFSAAEFDGSDDKIIELKLGGRESSMPGMQYLLHVAMPNFYFHLTTAYDILRHNGVPLGKATFLGAR; encoded by the coding sequence GTGACGATATCCATGTATGAGGCATCCGTGCCTGTGTTTTCGGCCAGGCTGAAAGCCCTTTCCAATGTGCTGGCGAGCGCCGAACAGAATGCGCTTGACCGCAAGATCGACCCGCAGGTGTTTTTGACGTCACGACTGGCGCCCGACATGTACGCTCTGACCCGGCAGGTGCAGATCGCCACCGATCACGCCAAGGGCGCGCCGTCACGGCTCGCCGGGCGCGACGTGCCGAGATACGAGGACAACGAGGCGAGTTTTGCTGATGTCCAGGCTCGCATCACGAAGACGCTCGACCTTCTCGCGACATTTTCGGCTGCCGAATTCGACGGCTCCGACGACAAGATCATCGAGTTGAAGCTTGGTGGGCGCGAAAGCTCGATGCCCGGCATGCAGTATCTGCTGCACGTGGCCATGCCCAACTTCTATTTCCACCTCACCACGGCTTACGACATCCTTCGCCACAATGGCGTGCCGTTGGGCAAGGCGACGTTCCTGGGAGCGCGCTAG